A single window of Mangifera indica cultivar Alphonso chromosome 18, CATAS_Mindica_2.1, whole genome shotgun sequence DNA harbors:
- the LOC123201497 gene encoding S-adenosylmethionine synthase 2-like: METFLFTSESVNEGHPDKLCDQVSDAILDACLEQDPESEVACETCTKTNMVMVFGEITTEAKIDYEKIVRDTCRRIGFTSADVGLDANKCKVLVNIEQQSPDIAQGVHGHLSKKPEEIGAGDQGHMFGYATDETSELMPLTHVLATKLGAKLTEVRKNNKCPWLRPDGKTQVTVEYRNEGGAMVPVRVHTVLISTQHDETVTNEKIAQDLKEYVIKPVIPAQYLDEKTIFHLNPSGRFVIGGPHGDAGLTGRKIIVDTYGGWGAHGGGALSGKDPTKVDRSGAYIVRQAAKSVVASGLARRCIVQVSYAIGVPEPLSVFVNTYMTGKIPDSDILALIKENFDFRPGMIAINLDLKRGGNFRYRKTAAYGHFGRNDPDFTWETVKPLKQKA; this comes from the coding sequence ATGGAAACTTTTCTCTTCACTTCTGAATCTGTCAATGAAGGTCATCCCGACAAGCTTTGTGACCAGGTTTCCGATGCTATCCTGGATGCCTGTTTAGAACAGGATCCTGAGAGCGAAGTTGCTTGTGAGACTTGTACCAAGACTAACATGGTTATGGTGTTTGGTGAGATCACAACCGAGGCGAAAATAGACTATGAGAAAATAGTTCGAGATACTTGTAGACGTATTGGGTTCACATCAGCCGACGTTGGCCTTGATGCTAATAAATGCAAGGTTCTTGTTAATATTGAGCAACAGAGCCCTGACATTGCCCAAGGAGTTCATGGGCATCTCAGCAAGAAACCTGAGGAAATTGGAGCTGGTGATCAGGGACACATGTTTGGCTATGCCACTGATGAAACATCCGAGCTCATGCCACTAACTCATGTCCTTGCTACCAAGCTTGGTGCCAAGCTCACTGAGGTCAGAAAGAACAACAAATGCCCATGGTTGCGGCCTGATGGTAAGACCCAAGTGACTGTTGAGTATCGTAATGAAGGTGGTGCCATGGTCCCAGTTCGAGTTCATACCGTTCTCATTTCGACACAACATGATGAGACTGTTACCAATGAGAAGATTGCTCAAGACTTGAAAGAGTATGTGATTAAGCCTGTTATCCCTGCTCAGTATCTCGATGAGAAAACCATCTTCCACCTTAATCCTTCAGGTCGGTTTGTTATTGGTGGACCTCATGGAGATGCTGGACTCACTGGTCGGAAAATCATTGTTGATACATATGGTGGGTGGGGTGCTCACGGTGGAGGTGCCCTCTCTGGAAAAGATCCTACCAAGGTGGATAGGAGTGGTGCGTACATTGTTAGGCAAGCGGCAAAAAGTGTAGTGGCTTCAGGGCTTGCACGCCGTTGTATTGTGCAGGTATCTTATGCAATTGGTGTGCCAGAACCACTTTCAGTGTTCGTTAACACTTACATGACAGGAAAAATCCCAGACAGTGACATTCTCGCTTTGATTAAGGAGAATTTTGACTTCCGGCCTGGAATGATTGCTATCAATCTTGATCTGAAAAGAGGAGGCAACTTCAGGTACCGGAAAACGGCAGCCTATGGTCATTTTGGTCGCAATGACCCGGATTTCACATGGGAGACTGTTAAGCCCCTTAAGCAAAAGGCCTAA